CTGCTTGGTTCGCTTCCTTCATGTAGGTACACGTGATTATGGGCCGGAAGTAAAttcgtttttccttcctgcgGAGCTACGTAGAAGAGGAAGTGGCCCTGGAGGACTATCCCCCCCAAATGACAACTGAAGCAGAAAAACGAACTTCCCTTCCTCGTCATATGTAGTACACTGGCTTGAAGGAGTTTAAAAAATCGACATAGTCTATCTTGTCATCTGTCTCCACGGTGTAGGACAGTAGGTCGATCTGCTCGTCCGTGAGCGGCTTTttccttaagaaaaaaaaaaaaaaaaaaatatatatatatatatatatatatatacacatataaatgtatacatataaatgtatacgtatacatatacatatatatgtatatatgtatgcatttgCGGAGGATCCCCCCGGCAGTGGCGATGGCAACTGCGCCTGCTTCCATCTTTAGTTACTTTTCATGCTTCTGCTCCTGCAGGATTTTGTTCAGCTCCATCAAAATATAGCGGAAGTGTATGCTCGTTATTTTCCCCTGCATGGTGTCCTCCAGGTACTTCATGCATTTCTTCAGGGCCACTTTGTTCTCGTAAATCACAGTGCATATGTGGCACCAGATCTGCGAAGGGGACGATGACGGGGGGAAAGCagtgaaggaggaagtagtGTTACAGTGATATCACTGCTAATCGTGTCATCGGTGACCGCCCCGCTTACCTCGTCCACGTAGGAATACTTGCTCTTGTTCACAACGTAAAAGGCCTGCAGAAATTCCAGGAAGTTTATCTTGGACGACTTTGTTATGTCTATGGATTTGGCtagctgcaaaaaaaaaaaataaataaaataaaataaaaaatagctaatATTGTGTGCAAATGTGGGAAAAACTTGCCTGACCACCTGAACAGGCAAggtaaaatttaaaaaagaaaaaaaatagctatagaacaaaaaatgagaataTAAACGAACAAATGCCAGAGCAACCGTGGTAGAGACCAAAGTGGACAGTCCAGCAGGTCCCTACCTCCATCAGAATTTCATCGTCCACGTCGAACTCCACCTCCTTGCTGATCTTGTTCATGTCAAAATTTTTGATCGCCCGCACGAAGTCGTCGTAATCCAGGTAGCCTACGAAGGGGTCAGCGGCGTTGTAAAGATAGGCACCAGTGTGTGAAAATATTCCGGCGAGGCACACGACATCGAAGTCGCTGCAATTCAGCCCTGTATCCATCATCCTATCCAATGTTGTATCCCTCCCCCCCGTCGGACTCACCATTCCCAAAGTGGTCATAATTCTTAAACTTCTGAAAGAGAGCAACAGACTTGATCACGCTGgatctcttcctcctctccgATCCACCCCTCTCATTATTTTCCTCGTAAAATCTGTAGTGGAAGTTAGCTGTGTCTGCACTGTCGGCCAGAATATGCTTCCCTATTGTCTCAATTAGCTTTCGAATTTTATCGTTATTTATGTACTCCTTGTTTATTGCGAGTCGATAACACACTCTCATTTTCCCGATGAACTCCGCCACAtctattttatcattttcctgCGCTCTGTCCCGGTTGCACAGAGAGTTGCTGTTGATCAAACGCACCAGGATACGGATTTGTTCGTTCGACAAATCTGTAGGGGAGAATGTGTAGcggaaaggacaaaagggCAAGAAGAAATTTATGCAAAGGATTCTGTGACTACAAAACGTGGACTACAGAACTAAGTGCGGATAAACCGGTTCCGCTGAATCGGAtccgtatatatatatatgaatatatatgtatatgtatatatgtatatgtatatatgtatgtatatatgtatatatgtatatatgtgcgcgCGCGTGTGTAGCCCCTCCTTCATGCTGAACCACTTACCTATATTGAGATCCTTCAGAACCTGCTCAAATTCCGCAAAGGAAACTTTTCCATCTAAGTTCTTATCGAACACCATAAGGGTCTCACGTAAACTCAAGTCTGCCTTGAGCAGGGCCTCATACAAATGCTCGAAGCACTCACTCTTCCATTCTGTGTTAATGAAATTTTGAGTGGGttcataatttattttgAATCTGTTGAGGATGCTGTTGTAATGCACCTGGTTGCCTTCGATCATTTTGAGCTTCTTGCACAGATATATCCACGGCACCTTCTTCGTCCCGCTCAGCTTTTCGAGCTCCTCCCTGAAGGGGGGGTGGGTGGGGGGGTGGACCAGTAAAACGATAAATCAGTGTATGGACGTATCTATGTACTGACAACAGAAATGTGCATTGGTGCAATGGCGACAGGATGATGTTGCTCCTTCATACAGTCTCATTACCTCCATATGTTTATGTGGACCTTGCCCGTGTTATCCTTATCCTTCATATAGAGATTACTCCACAAAGAGTTTTTTTCATGGCAAATTAACGTGCTCAAACAGTTTAGAATGTCATTCATTTGTCCTTCTGCAGAAATTTTATCGTTGCTCCTTTGCACCTGCGTATgtgtagggggggggggggggaaaggggcgATGTACTCACGCAGTGATTTATACAGCACGATAAATGTAGGCACCCCTGTAATATGTGCATCGCGGATCCCCaatgcatacatttttctccagGTCCAATATCTTCGACGAATTAAGAACCTTCTCCCGGAGCTTCTGGTTTTCCTCAAATGTCTCGCGAATGACCTCAAGGGAGGGAGACATGTACTCCTGCACCTCGAAGGTTAGATCTTGATTGAACACGATGGCTGCCCCGAGATTCTTGATTTTATTGCAATAATTGGAAGCGGAAAACAAGGTAATGCATTTCCCTTCATGGTGACTCTCAATACCCTTCAACGTTTTAGGCACTTGATGGGATCGAATTAAAATgtcgaaattatttttccttaaaaacaTATCTGTGATATCTGGGCCGAATGTGATACAGTTATTTCCCCGTGCGTTTCCTCCAatgccgttttttttttgtgggtcAGACCACAGTAAATCGAAAATGACGGTATCCTCATATTTGTCGGGGTGCAAAATTTCATGCTTTTTTCTGTCAAGCTCGTCTATCTCCTGAACGGTTAGATCCTGGTACCTACTCAGTCCACCGTGCACCACGAAGATTTGATCTACACggagaaggagagaaaaatgcaTACCGTGTAGGGGGGAAGAATCACGCATATTGTGGAAGTAACGCAGTCACCCTTTCGAATTCCATTCCATATAGTAGCAAACCAAGTGAGGAAAGCGACATGATTTTATGTTTCCTACTCTGGATATTTACGGCCAAGCCAAGTAATTCGAACACTCCTTGAAACAGGTCGAAGATGCCACTGTCGTACTTGGATAACactaaatgggaaaaaaaaaaaaaaaaaaaaaaaaaggggaaatcaCCGATGGGGTAAGGGAAGTGGTGCAAATGACACCATAAgtgatgtaaaaaaaaaaaaaaaaaaaaaaaaaaaaaatagagcaaGGACGAGCACGGGAATTGGTACCACCCTACCTTCATTGTAGAAACCGTAAACTTCATTCATGTAGGAGCATTCGTGATTCCCCCTATTAATTATGACACTCTCGTAACTACTTAACTTGAAGAcaaacaaaaggaggaagatttcCGTGGCGTTTTCCCCCCTATCAGCAATATCTCCGTTGAAGATGTAGCTACATAAgtgggaggagaaaaaaacacatgaCATGgaacatatgcatgtatacgTTACTCTGTAGTTATTTATTCCCGCACTCATTAATACTCTCTCACTTTTCTACACTCCCTCGCTCACATATTATTGGAGGATGGTAAACCAAATCGGTTAAATAGCCAAAGGACATCGTTCAGTTGGCCGTGTACGTCTCCAAGGATCTTCGAAGTGGGGAATGGGAAagggagaggggggggggggggggagagagtAAAGCGATTGTAAAGAAGACCATAAAATAATATTGATATCATAATGAAGCAATGTACCACATCGAAACACTGTGTTGTTAGTGTCTATCATTCCCTACGATCAGTTTGGTATCCTTTGATTTCTTCGTCATGTCCACATGTATCACAGAGCTCTTGATGTTTTCCTCTAGCATCTTTTGCGTTTTCGTCAGGATCTTACAGACAAGGTTATTTGGGAGGATAtactgtgtgtgtgtgggggggggtGGCGTGGAGGGAATTTGGTGATGTGATGGTGACGATGAAGCGGTAATTGAGTATCCATTTTGAATGTAGTCGGTGGTAGCATTATACCGTCAGAACGTAACGGTGTATCTTTCTACATTTCCTACATTTTTGGTTGTcaagaaaaagtggaagatcTCCATGGCGAAGGCCTTGTCTATTTTGCCTTTCAGATTTGGTACATTTTCGTTATACGTGTTGGACtgcagaggagaaaaaaaaaaatttgcagatAATTATTCGGTGACAAACATTTGTTTGTTCTGCCTACACATAAGGTGAATAGTACCAGAGAGGGGAAGTGCATTCTATCCCTCATCCATCAAGTCAGATATCCTACCTCGTAAGAAGTTGTGGAAATCCGGGAAAACTGGTTGGAATTACTGGAAAAGCATTTGGATGTAAACTGgatcttcccattttttatgtcttcGCTTATTACCTTGATGAGAGGCTTATAAATTTCGCTGCGGATGGAGTGATAAGTGATAGAGTAATGACAGGTATGTTGGTGCGAGCTAACATAATGAAGTGAACTGTATCCACCTCATGGagttccttccccctcctttcaTTTTGGCAAATAATTCCTCTGGCCTACTCATGATTGTGCAGGGTCATGTTTTCGTGAAGATGTTCAAATTTTCTCCAAACGAGGGAGGAGACGAAGGAGTGGAATTCCTTCCTGGCTCTGTATCCCCTGAATACCCTCTGGATTCTTATGCATGCGCTTTCTGTTTCTGCacgaggggggagggggtatAATAAAGATGTTAACGTGAAGCGATGCTTAACCGGGGTGTGTAAGCGCAACGCCTAACGGGGGTATGTAATCGGTGGGGCCCCGCCAACCGAGGGGGGAATGATCTGCAGATAAGGCGAACATGCAGTGATACCACTGAAAGGTCTGATCGAATCACGCAAACAAAAAACGACCATGGATCCATCTTCCGGAGTGTacaccctttccttcctgtaCACACCATCTGTGTACCCATCCCTATTGCTAAATCTAGCTgcgtatatttttctcttttcaggAGAAGACTGCCCCACTTGGATCTCTTCTATATGTTCTATTGTGGCCTTGTAGCCATATACCATGACGGTGTCCTTGATTTTTacatcttccattttggacTGACGGGCGAGa
This DNA window, taken from Plasmodium knowlesi strain H genome assembly, chromosome: 13, encodes the following:
- a CDS encoding serine/threonine protein phosphatase 7, putative — protein: MEDVKIKDTVMVYGYKATIEHIEEIQVGQSSPEKRKIYAARFSNRDGYTDGVYRKERVYTPEDGSMVVFCLRDSIRPFSETESACIRIQRVFRGYRARKEFHSFVSSLVWRKFEHLHENMTLHNHDEIYKPLIKVISEDIKNGKIQFTSKCFSSNSNQFSRISTTSYESNTYNENVPNLKGKIDKAFAMEIFHFFLTTKNYILPNNLVCKILTKTQKMLEENIKSSVIHVDMTKKSKDTKLIILGDVHGQLNDVLWLFNRFGLPSSNNIYIFNGDIADRGENATEIFLLLFVFKLSSYESVIINRGNHECSYMNEVYGFYNEVLSKYDSGIFDLFQGVFELLGLAVNIQNQIFVVHGGLSRYQDLTVQEIDELDRKKHEILHPDKYEDTVIFDLLWSDPQKKNGIGGNARGNNCITFGPDITDMFLRKNNFDILIRSHQVPKTLKGIESHHEGKCITLFSASNYCNKIKNLGAAIVFNQDLTFEVQEYMSPSLEVIRETFEENQKLREKVLNSSKILDLEKNVQRSNDKISAEGQMNDILNCLSTLICHEKNSLWSNLYMKDKDNTGKVHINIWREELEKLSGTKKVPWIYLCKKLKMIEGNQVHYNSILNRFKINYEPTQNFINTEWKSECFEHLYEALLKADLSLRETLMVFDKNLDGKVSFAEFEQVLKDLNIDLSNEQIRILVRLINSNSLCNRDRAQENDKIDVAEFIGKMRVCYRLAINKEYINNDKIRKLIETIGKHILADSADTANFHYRFYEENNERGGSERRKRSSVIKSVALFQKFKNYDHFGNGYLDYDDFVRAIKNFDMNKISKEVEFDVDDEILMELAKSIDITKSSKINFLEFLQAFYVVNKSKYSYVDEIWCHICTVIYENKVALKKCMKYLEDTMQGKITSIHFRYILMELNKILQEQKHEKKKPLTDEQIDLLSYTVETDDKIDYVDFLNSFKPVYYI